CGATGCGCATCAACGACTGCATGCGGATTTTACCCACGCAGGCCGCCATACAACGCGTTTCCATCGGTTCGCCGCCCGTCAGCGGGTCTTTCCCCTCGATGCGCGGATAACACGCGATACACTTCTCCGACACCCGGGTCGTGCCCCGGTACATCGGCTTCTTGAACGGGCACTGCTCCACGCACTTCTTGTACCCGCGGCACCGGTTCTGGTCGATCAACACAATGCCGTCTTCCGGCCGCTTGTAGATCGCCTTGCGCGGGCAGGCGGCCAAACAGCCGGGATACGTGCAGTGGTTGCAGATCCGTTGCAGATAGAAGAAATACGTCTCGTGTTCCGGCAAGCTCGAGCCGGAGAGCCGCCACGGTTCATCGCGCGTAAAGCCGGACTTGTCGATGTTCTCGACCAAGGCCCGCATGGACGTCGCGGTGTCTTCGTAGATGTTCACGAACCGCCATTCCTGGTCCGTCGGAATGTACCCGATCGCCGCCTGGCCCACCTTGGCGCCCGCGTCGAAAATGGTCATCCCTTCGAACACCCCGTACGGCGCATGGTGCTTGCGGCCGACCCGCACGTTCCACACCTGCCCGCCCGGGTTCACCTGCTCGATGAGCTGGGTGATCTTCACGTCGTAGAACTGCGGATACCCGCCGTACGGCTTGGTTTCCACGTTGTTCCACCACATGTACTCCTGCCCCTTCGAGAAGAGCCAGGTCGACTTGTCGGCCATCGAACAGGTCTGACAAGCCAAACAGCGATTGATGTTGAACACAAAGGCAAACTGCCACTTCGGATGCCGCTCCTCGTAGGGATACAGCATCTTCCGTCCCAGTTGCCAGTTATAGACTTCTGGCATGGACTTGCTCCTTTCAGTCGCGTCGTTCGTATCTCGCGAAGAGGCATGAGCGAGTGTTTCTTCGCGCTTCACGAGATATGCTTCACGATTCACATTTCGCGTTTCACGTGTTACGCCGCTAGACTTTGATCTTGATATGTTCCCCCTTCAGCCACTTGGTCATGAACTCGTTTTCCTGACCCGGTGTGAAGCCGGTCCGGACTGGTTCCCACGGGCCACGAGCCCCGATGCCGCCGTCTTCCGCCTTGGTGATGCGGATCAAGCATTCCTTCGGCACCGTGTTGACCGCGTGGTGATCGATTTCGAACCCCCATTTGAACTTCAACGCATTCGCCTGTTTACCCGGCAAGGAATCGGTTTGATGCATCGGCATCAGCCAGCTCCTGGTGAACGATTGTTGCGCACCGTACCGGAAGTTGGCCTGATAGCCGGTGTCCACCGCGATGGCGCGTCCGTCCGGCCGCGTCTCGTGCCCCTTCACGGACTTGGCCGTTGAGACGTAGGGAGCGTGCTTCGCCATCGTGACGTGGTACGGATAGGCCGGGTTGTACTTGGCACGAATCATCAGACGGGCGACCTTGTAGAACGGGTCCGAGGGCTTCCAGCCGCGATAGGGCCGGTCCACCGGGTTGCCGTCCACATAACAATAGTCGCCGTCGTTGATGCCGCGGTCTTTCGCCGCCTGCGGATTGATATGGATCTGGTGTTCGCCGACACCCGGTGTCCGTTTGTCCATGCGGTACGGATCGCCGAAGTTCGACTCGTAAATCTGCACCCAGTCGTTCACCGACCATTGGCTATGCACCCGGTGCCGGGTCTTGGGCGTGACGCAGTAGAACTGGTAGCCCTTTTCCCACAACGGGTTCGCATGCTGCTTGATCTCCGACCAGGGCAGCTTGATATTCCGCACCGTCTTATCATCATGGTGTTGCGCGGTGATCGGAATCCCGTAGTCATCCGGCCTCACATAGGGATTGGTCGTCATGATGGCATTCGGCAGATACGGCGTACATTCCGGGCCTTCCCGGTGGGAGATGAAGTTTTCGCCGTATTCGATGGCCTCAGGCTCCACTCGATACGACTCCAGACGTCCGGATCGTGTCCAATGGGGCTTCGACTCGTTGGTCTCTTCCCAGAGCGGGTGCCGCGGATAGGTGCGGCACATGACCATCCAGCCCTTTTCCGACTTCAGCATCACATCGGCGCTGTAGCCGAAGAACGTGCTGGAGGCGTCAAGAATCCGCTGCACATAGACGTCTACACGATTCTGATAGACGAACTTGTACGTATCCGCCATCCGCTGCTCACCCGTGATCTCCTTCAACTTCGCGGCCACACCAGAAAAACTATCGAGATCGTTTCTGGTGTCATACAAGGGTCGAATGCCGCCCTTCCAGATCTGCACCCACGGATTGGAGACCGTGGCGGTCATTTCCGGATAGGTGAACTCCATCCACGAGTTGACGGCAAATGCCACGTCGGCATGGTTGACGTCCGACGTCATTTCGATGTCTTGCGTGACCAGCATCTCGATGTTCGGGTCGACGTTCTTCACCATGTCATAGTGGTGCTTGGCATTGTTGAGGATGTTGACGTTCACCACCCAGCGAATCTTGCTGGGACTGGGCATATGCGTCTTGCCGGTGAACACCTTCCGCCCGTACTTCGGCGTATTGACGATCAAGGCATTGTCGCCGTGATTCCAATAGCCAGGCTCTTCGCCATAATAATATTTGCGATACTTGATCTCCTTCCCGTGCACGTCATCCTTGAGGTTCAAGTTCCATGGATCCTCTCCCAGGTAGACGCTTGCCCCGGCGCCGGACCAGGGTGCCGCTTGCCAAATACCGACCTTGTAGTTGCCGGACCAGGTGTGACACCCGGTGCCGAACTTTCCGATATTGCCCGTGAGCATCATGACCAGCGCGGCGGCTCGGCCCATCGACGTCATGTGGAAATAGTGACAGACCCCTTCCCCGTTGTGGATGGCAGCGGGCTTCACCGTTCCGCAATCCCGCGCCCACCGGACGATGAGATCCTTCGGGGCCCGGT
The Nitrospira defluvii DNA segment above includes these coding regions:
- a CDS encoding 4Fe-4S dicluster domain-containing protein, translated to MPEVYNWQLGRKMLYPYEERHPKWQFAFVFNINRCLACQTCSMADKSTWLFSKGQEYMWWNNVETKPYGGYPQFYDVKITQLIEQVNPGGQVWNVRVGRKHHAPYGVFEGMTIFDAGAKVGQAAIGYIPTDQEWRFVNIYEDTATSMRALVENIDKSGFTRDEPWRLSGSSLPEHETYFFYLQRICNHCTYPGCLAACPRKAIYKRPEDGIVLIDQNRCRGYKKCVEQCPFKKPMYRGTTRVSEKCIACYPRIEGKDPLTGGEPMETRCMAACVGKIRMQSLMRI
- a CDS encoding molybdopterin-dependent oxidoreductase, which produces MMQVSRRQFLKVSAGTIAVAAVADKALALTALQPVVEVDNPLGEYPDRSWERVYHDQYRYDSSFTWCCSPNDTHACRIRAFVRNGVVMRVEQNYDHQTYEDLYGNRGTFAHNPRMCLKGFTFHRRVYGPYRLKGPLMRKGWKQWMDDGSPELTSDAKRKYKFDSRFLDDMVRVSWDTAFTYVAKGLVVIGTRYSGEAGARRLREQGYAPEMIEMMKGAGVRTFKHRAGMPILGMMGKHANTRFNNCVLPLLDSWIRKVNPDQAQGGRYWNNYTWHGDQDPSQPWWNGTQNCDVDLSDMRFTKLNTSWGKNFVENKMPEAHWKLESIERGARLVVITPEYNPTASRADYWIPVRPETDGTLFLGASKIILDENYQDIDFIKGFTDMPLLVRTDTLQYLDPYEVMKDYQLPDFTKSYSGRVQGLTQDQVRRLGGMMVWDLAKGQAVPLHREQVGMHLAQSGIDPALTGTYRVKLLNGREIDVMPIYQMYQVHLQDYDLDTVHQINRAPKDLIVRWARDCGTVKPAAIHNGEGVCHYFHMTSMGRAAALVMMLTGNIGKFGTGCHTWSGNYKVGIWQAAPWSGAGASVYLGEDPWNLNLKDDVHGKEIKYRKYYYGEEPGYWNHGDNALIVNTPKYGRKVFTGKTHMPSPSKIRWVVNVNILNNAKHHYDMVKNVDPNIEMLVTQDIEMTSDVNHADVAFAVNSWMEFTYPEMTATVSNPWVQIWKGGIRPLYDTRNDLDSFSGVAAKLKEITGEQRMADTYKFVYQNRVDVYVQRILDASSTFFGYSADVMLKSEKGWMVMCRTYPRHPLWEETNESKPHWTRSGRLESYRVEPEAIEYGENFISHREGPECTPYLPNAIMTTNPYVRPDDYGIPITAQHHDDKTVRNIKLPWSEIKQHANPLWEKGYQFYCVTPKTRHRVHSQWSVNDWVQIYESNFGDPYRMDKRTPGVGEHQIHINPQAAKDRGINDGDYCYVDGNPVDRPYRGWKPSDPFYKVARLMIRAKYNPAYPYHVTMAKHAPYVSTAKSVKGHETRPDGRAIAVDTGYQANFRYGAQQSFTRSWLMPMHQTDSLPGKQANALKFKWGFEIDHHAVNTVPKECLIRITKAEDGGIGARGPWEPVRTGFTPGQENEFMTKWLKGEHIKIKV